Genomic DNA from Lactuca sativa cultivar Salinas chromosome 8, Lsat_Salinas_v11, whole genome shotgun sequence:
TGATCTTTTTTTATACACATCATCTTTGTTTTAAGAGGTTATAAACAGTGGTGAATCAAGAACCAAATATCATGTAGTTTCTTAtgcaaatgaaaataaaaaaataaaagagtaAAAATTACTAATGGTGTCTGGTCGGGTTGTATGTCTTAAAATAGTTAAATATAACTTCAATATTTATAATAGTTTTACATTTGATCTCCACTAGGTCTTCTTATATCttgaaatatatttataattatatcATTATCGATACTTTCTAAAATACTTTTTTTCAATATACGACATTAAACTATCATTCAaaaattgaaatatataaaatatggGCAAAAAGAGGTGGTGCCTGGTGGAGAGACAACGGTTGTTGGTGGCCTGGCCGGATGACGGACTGTGGAATCTATCGATAGGGCATGCATAAATGTTATGAGGCGTCAGACAGACAAAAACGTTATGAGGCGTCAAACGTTAGGAGATGTCGATAAATAATCACATTTCGTGAAGGGTTTTTTTAATGGACTGTGctattgattaattaataaattttaaatGGATTCAAGTAGTGGATTATAATATATGAACTTTAAGGTTgatgtatttattttatattttttccaaaaatTACATGATAGATCCTATAACACTAATAAAAAAGTTCACCaatgttttgatgggttttggtcctaagaacatcatatgtgcccatacaaaccctaatgcttggatctaggtttctctattgtacatgcaagttatccaagactataaaccctaattctagcattcaagtaatcatattaacatgagaataggtttaagatgttaccttgattgttatgtagcaataacaatcccaaatctccttgtattgactttggaaggcttagagtcacaagtgtcactcctctaatggttcacaaacaccataagcaagaggatgaagaggagagagggtggaggctgcccaaaaacgtgtacaaaccctagagaagtcttagccatgtttttggtcataagggatctctttatataggaggcaattagggttatctaacaaggaaaccctaatttggatgcttaagccttaagcaacccatggagccctttccttaaggccttggacgatttcaaatgggcttcccccatagaattcgtccaccttataataaaaggcaatccatggcccaaattgtaattatcttataattacaatttcagtcccttaagtttaattaatctcttttagtcacaaaactaattaccaattaattattgactaatattaattaaacaatatgatttctcctttaatatattatttccataatatattaataaatcatatttaatcctttctctccataattcatcctatcaagttgctttggtgaaggcaacccaaaaggaccatgcaccatcgggtcaagtacatacccaaattagttatggacttagacactaatccaacagtctcccacttggataagtctaataactattatgcgtatgacttcagatcctgatctgcaatcgtaactttccaaagccgctgtcaactctgatcctatcagatacgcgtgtccttagataagggaccatatattcctccattctagatatcgtatgagatatgatttcaaatcattctctttgtactatatctcgattcccgatttatgacgactgactaattaaacaaatcaaattagccctagcccagccgagcatttacgtttgtcatcacaaaatcatcgaggggcccaaagatatcgtttttatcctactttggataaaaggaacggataaactttgattcaatgcttgcttgcacttactcaccaaatcacacacaacaatatgttttataacaccaagttactagtgagtttacatattatcaatgtgcaaccgatttgcaagatacaactcacacatctcggtttcaagaatataagatgttatcgtctcaccaatcactcgtgatacaattcatggagtgatccaagtgagcgtgggtttaatccaatgctcaaatcatattcataagcgctcatgaacgttgcagcaaacatttgcttatgtctaatacactttagacaatccacacaccaattcacgacagtcttctttaatatctacttccaacatatgaacgactgtgccccgttcgaataattcgattattcttaataaattcaattattctggaagtcaaaacatgcaaatgtgaaacacaagaataatactaatcccgtatggcctcaaacctttgagtataaataaaactccttttatttatcaccatatcgattactcattatttgtcgtttcgggtaatcaacttcttacttgaattattccacttgtctcatgctcctaaaacgcacacaatgtttacctatggttcttactttgtgaaatagatcaaattgaacacatttccaatcactctcatttcacaactcctaatcccttttcataagtgaaagaatatcaaattcttgctacttatagaatatgctaggttctaacactttatgcaatgattctttcgtaatgtcactgcaccaaagtcacgaagactattgccaatgatattagaAAGTCCTCTaaacggagattgttacaagacaattccttagatatgatgtctctcactcaaagtacattccttgaatatccttttgcataaaagtttctaatctagacatagattttcaatattcaattaccaatatggacacgcttccatattttccatatgacaactcattcttaatagaatcttgtctattcataatgatgttgatatggtccatccaatatggaaacatttccataatttccatatgacaacttattcttaatagaatcttttctattcataataatgtcgatatggtccatccaataccatgcttccaactactcacaagcgaccaatcttcgtcgaactttggattgtcctttaatagttgtttaattattttagtcaaaaccgattctagtcccttttccctctaaatgcgctagacatttggaaaattttagaatgttcaaacattaaaacatttgcaatcgatcatatacccgaagcgtatgagacacgacgcataatgttttatttgctatgttctcaaaattcgaattgtgaagaggaatgtcgtaatcataatcgaaattttaagaacacactatgtacccttgactaaatttattaacatttctcaacctaatcctttagatttgaaatgaagcataatattttctcccttaattatagcaaaacaactttacaacccttatgactttgcaaggtataactcttgttttctataattaatattgccaacttgcaatacgtgccttaataatcatacaatcataacatttatgctcccactatcatgatgatcattataaaacataacacttatgctcccactagcttcgacatgtattcataaacatcttaacttccagaaagacaatacctattgaatttcttaagtccatgtttctaatacttaatgctttgataatcttttatcaatgcctcttaaacttatacacttttgccttagatagttcatatgtgtgtctaaacaattaagactaattgcaaaacctcacaattcaaatcatggaaagggataccgtaaccataatcgaattcgagaatgcaattttacaatcactatcttcttaaaatctttcttagtgaaaacatttcctcacaatcattttcatgaaggaggaaatcttatgacacttagatttaaacggtgtatgtgttcctatccatgtgaatttgttgaaaccaaagtttacgacaaattcaaactcatatggatcgaactttcttaatctcgatttattgccttatggtagcacagctgcccaccacgtcttccaagtagttaagcagctcaccctttcctatcaatgtactcttcattgatcaaggtccttgccttttatgcattcgaacgagaattcatagaactcatatgcataattaactcaattggaacgacatagaaacaaaataatgtcaacacgataggttgtaaacctcaactcgtgtgctagtgatgattgataaggtttatttgatttgttcttgaaacctttcaagacaattaagactcccactgactccttgacatataagattctcttgtcaaaacatttcttgacaaacaaatattcaagagttagtgtagcttttatcaaaactcttcataaattggtcctagttggtctttgtcttatccgagacatcacaactttccacatttgatgaatgttacaaacctttttaatacttttcactcaatgtcacaatcttaactttaagactagttattggaacgaagtatgattgacttcttgatttaaccatttctttaattcttgattcctcttcttagacatacaattgtactaagactcacttagaggatcaattgagatatggttcttaatcattaagacctatcataaagtataaaagctactctcccttcttcctagaatggagaaacttttatctttctgcctacttgattcttcttatttgttctgctattgatttaaaccttttcaatcaattcagaattacacttaatcttgtaagtataatcatatttactacacatttagtaaatcatgacaaatatctttgttactcttatggtggacttgatcaacacgcaactttgtgtattcaatctccaagtccttcacttgacactctgttaatgaatttgtctaatttccaaatatgaaatttctcattcatcgtgcaaccaagttgcatgattccaggtttctgtccaattgaaacttgggtgatgagaaactctccctatttggtaaattctcgactttccgtAAACATCATAAAtaggaatcaaatccattatttctaatattagaaacattcaaacatcaatttttcatacacgccattgcaagaataaataattaaataaaatcaaaatttattttattgcggaaaaatttgtccttacaatgcaattcatcgaaaaactatgctaatacatctttcttagcaatctaattctaactctaagtagtagctcaagaatctaatcttcaagtaatgcgatcgaaatccattcctccatggttagattctgctcacttcttcccttaagcttcctttcttttctttgatcctacaaaacatcaattgcaatcttatcacattatgtattaagaatctagaatagaagcttaaaagagttagttaatggattttacctatattagagccatacggttcgactctcccatctcttagatctcttaggtaaatggggcagcttcgtctccaataccCTTTCTCTTTgcaataaaagcagattgacTCTCTTGAAACAGGacacggaactacttcagacattgcttttctcttatgatcaaaccttttgatCATAGcaagtctttcgttgccattgtctatatccatggaggtcttgaaggcagattcaccaatcaactttgcttttcaattgcgtcaaaccattgctgattcagcaacaataagcatataggtgagatctataagggtcacgtcgcggttcatcatatagtactctcttacgaactcactatatgaattAGAAAGTGACTGAAGAATCCAATCAACAGTTATTTCCTCACAGACGAcgaatcccaacattcttaacctatcaatgtgtgacttcatccctaggacgtgtgcacacaccgactttccttctctatgtttacttgccaaaagggcttgagtgagcttgaatttttcaagccttcgaacttgtgggttagggagaataattggaggaggaggaggaagtgaagtatgatctcttgttcctcgatcgaatcgtggaatatcatcttcatgtggaaagcttgttccacgggatttgggaagaccatagttgtcgaaccttgacatctacaaaacgggagaaaacaaattcaagttagttgattgattgagtccttagtaaatcacccaaatgaaatactaaggctaggacccaacacaatattctacaactcgggagagggatgccgtaacccaaattgcagaacatttgaaggtaagtgaatgacgattcattaatttccaccatgaaaaacgaaaaagaaattttaagttttaaatctatgaaaactcctagatcctatgagattcattgaacatttcaatggcatgtttaaatctagatatgcccctcttgtttgtgactgggatgccgaggatcacaaagcgggtgtgaataaccatgcaaacttacatggtgccctcacatgttacagtcacctattcgatgtgccggtaaaccacatacgctccaccgaactatgacaaacattgagtcaccctttgctacctttgcttagaaccatttagtgtgccggtaaaccacacacgctccactaacgtcttcgcaagggcacaaagtgtaattttaaaaacatttagttactttagtaattcattatacttataatggaaggtttcgtcctatcctacccgttcggctaacgaccatccaatagtcaagagtgcggtgggtaagagtggatacccattcaatcgccattttataggcaatttccttaaacaccccttatagaccagcttcgtgaatgaggcctactaacggtaagactgacttttacttatatatatatatatatatatatatatatatatatatatatatatatataatgttagacttttaatgttatatatagtatagggtgtattttacacttttaaaatattaggtggttaaatttaacaattatacttttaattcaattaaattgtaaacctaaacttttatggatttattaaacatcttttaattatactccttaattaattaataaaaccataagggtatgatttgaacttttcaaaacaatactagggtgttagaatttaacattcctaaattaaacttttaatcaacttttaaattccaaaacttgagggcaagttttgaaacatttcaaaacattagggtttagaatttaaatatacatcaaaattaaactattaatcaaaatttaaattcaaaacttgaggacaagttttgaaacctttttcaaaacaatagggtttcaactatttaaatttcaaaacaacaaaacttttgggtttaaatttaaactataaaacctaaagggggaaatatgaaacatttcataacacaaggatcaaatatcaaataatctaaattaacaattaatcacataattatccatatttgatttatttaatgatttcttgcaaaacaatttaccaatttaattaaaataattaatcaattatcacataaagaaacaaatattttattaattgataaatatcttcaattagatcaagaatatagtcaaatatatcataaaattggatttatattgatctaatatgataaggcaactatccttaagcaaaaacagcaagaaatcctggttttccctctcactgactagccgactcgtcgagttcatcatgaactcggcgagttcatctaaaaactcgacgagttctgacCCTAGAagcacaaaaatcaaattttttcaacatacaaagcatcaatacaatagaaaccaatctaggctctgataccactgatgggttttggtcctaagaacatcatatgtgctcatacaaaccctaatgcttggatctaggtttctctattgtacatgcaagttatccaagactataaaccctaattatagcattcaagtaatcatattaacatgagaataggtttaagatgttaccttgattgttatgtagaaataacaatcccaaatctccttgtattgactttggaaggcttagagtcacaagtgtcactcctctaatggttcacaaacaccataagcaagaggatgaagatgaaagaggatggaggttgcccaaaaacgtgtacaaaccctagagaagtcttagccatgtttttggtcataagggatctctttatataggaggcaattagggttatctaacaaggaaaccctaatttggatgcttaagccctaagcaacccatggagccctttccttaaggccttggacgatttcatatgggcttcccccatagaattcgtccaccttataataaaaggcaatccatggcccaaattataattatcttataattacaatttcagtcccttaagtttaattaatctcttttagtcacaatactaattaccaattaattattgactaatattaattaaacaatatgatttctcctttaatatattatttccataatatattaataaatcatatttaatcctttctctccataattcatcatatcaagttgctttggtgaaggcaacccaaaaggaccatgcaccatcgggtcaaatacataccaaaatagttatggacttagacactaatccaacattttttcatatatatcttatattaatatatatcttATATTAATATTACTAATATTAAGCAAAATAGGTAGGTCTCATTAAGGTAGTGAACTATTTTAAGTGGattataatacataaaatttaGGTTGAAGTATTTAGtttatattttttcaaaaaattacaAGTTAGGTCCTATAAATAGTTCACCGATTTTTTCATATATATCTTATATTAATATTACTAATATTAAACAAAATAGGGAGGTCCTAGGACATACCTACCTTCAAAGTAGTTAGGTCCCTATTATTTAGAGAATCTATtacataattaattatttaaaacaatattAAAATTTCAAACTAATGCATATCAATTTATAAAAGAATACAACTTCAACCCGCTCTCCAACTATAAGAGATCTCTGATATGTCATGTTGGTAGTTTGAATATTTGATTAGGATTGAACATCTAACGGAACTGATATTGAACCATTACAAACCTGAGAATTTCGAATATCATAATGAACGAAAAAACAATACTGATTACCGAATCAAACTAACATTACCAATTTTCGGTACTAGCATCGGTATCGATTGTTGAATTTTGTGTTTTTGAAATACTACCGTTTCATATGTTTAAATTCAGTACCGGTTCCAATTCAATATCAATACGGAATCGAGATTTGGTACTAAATGCTCTTATGCGGTATGCCATTTAAGTCACCTAAACTAAATTTATTTCATGTTTTTCTATATTATTATTTGTTACATCATTCTCAttttatatttaacatttttaGTACTCAAATTCCTTTCATGAAATGAAAGATTCACCCAAATTTTAATAATTAAGTTTTTCttctttaatgtttttttataaaaatattaattagacGGAATTATTACATATTCAATCACTTTACAAAATAAATACAGCTTCAAATTTTATAATTCGATATGCATTAATTTGAAATTGTATTATTTTGTTATGTAATAGTTTTATCTATGTTTATTAAAAATGATTAAAGAAGAAGATTATAAATTGTTAAAATGAGGGTGGACaaacaagaagaaaaagaatATTTAGCTTACCTGATTTAAATGGAAGAATGGAAGGCATAAGTCTAGGAAGAAAAATGTAGTCTACATTTTACAACAGTTTAGGCATGTTAATATTATAGATTCAAATAAGGACAAAAATGGCAATACACATAAATAAACTTATGTGGATGGATTAAAAGTTACTGTGGAAAAATCACTTCCCATTTTTTCTAACATGAAAATTGACCAAAAACCTAACCAAACAAAGTGATCCTTATTTGGTTACCTAACCAAATTAAGAAAAAACTAAATAATCCAAGTCGGTTCGGATTTTATTattcattttccatatttttCAATATCCGTACTTAATTGATGTAGATATCTACTACTTTATGAAAGTAGAAATTGGTCTATTTGGTCGAAGGTATCTTACTTTATATATCATCATTTGTTTGACATTTAGTAATAAGTAGAGTATATAATTTACCAGAATGTTAACATTGTTATTCCTTAAAATTACCAAATCTTTAAAGGATCTATAAACAATAAACTGAATTTGCTTCATTACTTCTCAAAATACGACAAATAAAACTCACTCAGGTGAACGCTGACAACCACCGGGAAGAAGAAACTTAAACTTCTCGGCGTTTTCTATTAAATATCCCGGAAGATGAACCGCCGACGACGAACGAGGCACCGACCCCATTTTTCCGATCAACTTCTTAAAACTAAACTCCTCCGGCAACATATCATACAAATCATCTCCACCACAAATCTTACGCTGAATCCTCGAGTAATCCAAATACTCTTTTCTCTTCACTCGATCCGCGTGGCTATACCCCGTCATCTTTGTAACGAAATCACTCAGGTGCCGGAAACAGAAGCTGCAGTGCCATCCGGCGTCGGAGAGTATCAGATCCGTCTGGCGGGAGTGGCGGTAACGACTCCACCGGCTGTATATATGAGCGGTGGCTCGCCAGCTATTGTAATCAACTGGAAACTCAAACGAGTAAAGGTAATTTCTCATTTCGAGATGCAAAACCGACGGCAACCCGTCGCACAACCGGAGAAGATTAACAGTGTGTGAACTCGGAATCTCGTCGGTGTCTGATACAATCAGAAGATCGCCGTCGGAGATTCCAGACCGTCGGATTAACTCGTTCATGATGCTCCGGTGATGTGACTCGATCAAAAAGGGGTCGATATGGACATCGGAAGGTGGGACTTCTCCGGGGAGGAAACCGTAAATTATTTTTTCTTCAGCGAAAGCAAAACGGTGGCGATTTAAAGCAAAGGTGAGAGGTTTGGGGATTCCGGTGAAGGTCATGTTTGATTCGAGGATGATGAATTTGGTGACATAAGGGTAAAGTTCACGCCATCTGAGTTCAAGCAAGTCGAGTTCGTTGCTGAATAGGATAGCATCGAAGACGTTGCGTGGTTCAGAGCTTAAGGTCCATCCATGGAGGTTGCAGAGGTTGTTGATGGAGGCGTTTTCTGCGTAGTAATGGGGTATGTACTGAAATGGAGGTGGCGGTGTGTCCCAAAGTGGTCGTAAGAATGAAGTTATGTTTTGGAATTGGGTGTGGTTGAAGATGGCGATAAAAGAAAGGGTCACGAGTATCAGAAGTAGAAGAAATGTGTACCTAATAAACCCTCGTTTGGTGACATTCCGTCTTGCGTCCATGATTTAGGGGTTTCTTTCACCTCATGATCTGCACAAATGGAGGATTATTAGTTTTGAGCCATGGATTATCTTGATTACAAACTCATCTCTAACATTCAATGGTTTTGCATTTCGATTATCAGATTATCAAAGATGCCAAATTAAAGGTTCAGATGCCAGATCTAAGTAAGTATCCGCCGAAATACCGACAACCTccctgctctctctctctctctctctctcatctccCCCTTCTGCTCACCTGCGTACGCTCGCCCTATCTTCTCTGCCGTTCGCCGGACCGATCACGGCTCACCTCCTCCGACCGGGGACCTTTGTGCACCACACCACACCACCACCTCCGTTCACTCTCTCTCTGCTCTCCACCGGATTTGGTacgctctctctttctctttgttTCTCTCACTAGTGGTCATCTACTTATCTGAATACGTGAAACAGTGAACTGTGAAAGTCCGAAGAGACTAAAAGCCCGACAgctcattttgtttttcattattatttgttacttttttatttgttattttgtCCAACGAATTTCTCATTTGCTATAGTTTGACAAAATTAGGTAAATGTTCCTTTTGTTTAGCAAAATATATCAAGTTTGGTTCTTACAAAGAATTTCTTATAAAGATGATCCCTAACTTCGAACAATGATCTGAATGTCCTCTACTAATCACTGGTGTTTGATGAGATATATCATGAAACATGACCCGATTGTTCATTTTATCTGAATGGTGAACACTACAAGCATGATTACTATCTTCcaaatggtatatatatatatatatatatatatatatatatatatatatatatatatatatatatatatatatatatatataacatgggtTGTATTTGTGAAGGCATATCCTCATCCAGTAACCAACAAAAAGAAACGGTTGAAGGAGGCACGAGAATCAACAAGAAAGGACGTAGAACGTGCTTTGGGGTCCTTAAAGGATGTTAAGACATATTAAAATGTCTACATGGGCTATGTCGGCGAAGAGAATAAAAGATATAATGTACACTTATATTATACTACACACTATGATACTGAAAGAAGAGGGTGATGTGATATATTTTGTGCATCAGcccgaccccccccccccccccccccccctaatgaCGAAGTAGATGACCCATTAAAACTACATGAAGTGAAAAATACTGAAACCCACCACCAGCTTGATCTGATCTTACTAATCACATTGAACGTGC
This window encodes:
- the LOC111878245 gene encoding uncharacterized protein LOC111878245; amino-acid sequence: MDARRNVTKRGFIRYTFLLLLILVTLSFIAIFNHTQFQNITSFLRPLWDTPPPPFQYIPHYYAENASINNLCNLHGWTLSSEPRNVFDAILFSNELDLLELRWRELYPYVTKFIILESNMTFTGIPKPLTFALNRHRFAFAEEKIIYGFLPGEVPPSDVHIDPFLIESHHRSIMNELIRRSGISDGDLLIVSDTDEIPSSHTVNLLRLCDGLPSVLHLEMRNYLYSFEFPVDYNSWRATAHIYSRWSRYRHSRQTDLILSDAGWHCSFCFRHLSDFVTKMTGYSHADRVKRKEYLDYSRIQRKICGGDDLYDMLPEEFSFKKLIGKMGSVPRSSSAVHLPGYLIENAEKFKFLLPGGCQRSPE